From Nitrosopumilus zosterae, the proteins below share one genomic window:
- a CDS encoding peptidase, translated as MTSKLLLAFTMIFLVFGMTSTAFAHSAKVVGDFKIETGWKNEPPLVGMDNAIEITVSLAEESDKLIYDMIFFNKIDDSTDKATEKHLSGLADEIEVSVSAGGSKTFLLLEENKENLGVYHAKFIPTNTGTHTIHLYGIIKNLEFEMTSQIETVESSDSAQIPDWIRNNAKWWSAGSITDADFVKGIQFLAQQGIIKVEQTTESSVMSQEIPQWIRNNAKWWSAGSITDADFVKGIQFLAQQGIIKVS; from the coding sequence ATGACTTCTAAATTACTTCTTGCTTTTACCATGATATTTCTCGTATTTGGAATGACCTCTACAGCATTTGCACATTCTGCAAAAGTTGTTGGGGATTTTAAAATTGAAACAGGTTGGAAGAATGAACCACCTTTGGTGGGAATGGATAATGCAATAGAGATTACAGTATCACTTGCAGAAGAATCTGATAAACTGATCTATGATATGATTTTTTTTAATAAGATAGATGATTCTACAGATAAAGCAACTGAGAAGCATCTTTCAGGACTTGCAGATGAAATTGAAGTAAGTGTATCTGCGGGTGGATCAAAAACCTTTCTTTTACTAGAAGAGAATAAAGAAAATTTGGGTGTGTATCATGCCAAATTCATCCCTACCAATACAGGTACACATACGATTCATTTGTATGGAATTATAAAGAATCTAGAGTTTGAGATGACATCCCAAATTGAGACAGTAGAAAGCTCTGACAGCGCACAAATTCCAGATTGGATTCGAAACAACGCAAAGTGGTGGTCAGCTGGATCAATAACTGATGCTGATTTTGTTAAAGGAATACAATTTCTAGCACAACAAGGTATAATCAAAGTAGAACAAACAACAGAATCATCTGTCATGTCTCAAGAGATACCTCAATGGATTCGAAACAACGCAAAGTGGTGGTCAGCTGGATCAATAACTGATGCTGATTTTGTTAAAGGAATACAATTTCTAGCACAACAAGGTATAATCAAAGTCTCTTAA
- a CDS encoding winged helix-turn-helix transcriptional regulator, whose product MTDRNSQLQQIIEENPGIQFREIMRSSGLKNGVLSHYLGKLEKSGIIKVIRGPRQARFYPPRITENESIVIKALRKETPRDLLLALIKEDGLEFNHLVKEVRKSPSTVSLYLSQIVGDGLVEIKLVQLKKRYYIKARELIDKLVEEYRPGLLEKPTSGFEDIINSF is encoded by the coding sequence ATGACTGATAGAAATTCACAATTACAGCAAATCATTGAAGAAAATCCTGGAATTCAATTCCGTGAAATAATGCGTTCATCTGGATTAAAAAATGGCGTACTCAGTCATTATCTAGGAAAATTAGAAAAAAGTGGAATAATCAAAGTTATTCGTGGTCCACGGCAAGCCAGATTCTATCCACCTAGAATAACCGAAAACGAATCTATTGTTATCAAAGCTCTAAGAAAAGAAACTCCACGTGATCTGTTACTTGCACTGATCAAAGAAGATGGATTAGAATTTAATCACCTAGTAAAAGAAGTTAGAAAATCTCCATCAACTGTTTCGCTTTATCTTTCCCAGATAGTTGGTGATGGACTAGTTGAAATAAAACTAGTTCAACTCAAAAAGAGATATTATATTAAAGCAAGAGAGCTCATAGATAAATTAGTTGAAGAATATAGGCCAGGCTTACTTGAAAAACCAACATCCGGATTTGAAGATATCATCAACTCTTTCTAA
- a CDS encoding peptidase: MRNSLLILTLILSSVLILTFDNVYGHGVGSETFPPVELDGRLVTLEVSSSTSDPDTNDDQQISISLIDFDSKVTLRDVTFLIKSQRGEQFLFEQEFKADNGFIVFNFVSEQTNSIIIEEDHGGNLFGSLLGLDSRMVHVKGPKLSEGGLYKFDVTILTADGYSKKLMNPLVFNAGISIAQTTQFDFIDPNFGDQYVQVISYYDKISNFKYQPDLREISYSMPFEWSQSNINQTSVVHQELVIPKNFGDLLVSGFSMYINFVKISDDVVNIDDFFSDQRVVHFIIYQKELQNVFHFNPNQNEMNFIIKPDRDYSHLSSVTENGQFRILVSWEPENLKSNSNAKIIFDITDIFLKNRPVAASYDFSVTQNDKIIFEQSGISSDSKEQHNVAEFLIPQDITGVVNLNFKNLDNNNLAKTTIPIVIDRISDQNGEFIPDWIRNNALWWSEEQIDDNTFIQGIEYLIKNKIIIIPETQKESLQSKEIPSWIRNNAAWWAAGQIDDKTFVQGLEFLIQRGIIHV, from the coding sequence TTGAGAAATTCTTTACTGATTTTAACTCTAATATTATCATCTGTTCTTATATTGACATTTGATAATGTCTATGGTCATGGAGTTGGAAGTGAAACTTTTCCTCCTGTAGAATTAGATGGAAGATTAGTTACATTGGAAGTTTCATCTTCAACAAGTGATCCTGACACTAATGATGACCAACAAATATCAATTTCATTAATTGATTTTGATTCAAAAGTTACTCTACGAGATGTTACTTTTTTGATTAAATCACAACGTGGTGAACAATTTCTATTTGAACAAGAATTCAAAGCTGATAATGGATTCATAGTTTTTAATTTTGTATCTGAACAAACTAATTCTATAATTATTGAAGAAGATCATGGAGGTAATCTGTTTGGTTCATTACTTGGACTTGATAGCAGAATGGTTCATGTAAAAGGACCAAAACTTAGTGAAGGCGGACTATACAAATTTGATGTTACTATACTTACTGCAGATGGATATTCTAAAAAACTAATGAACCCTCTAGTTTTTAATGCTGGAATATCTATTGCCCAAACTACACAATTTGATTTTATTGATCCAAATTTTGGAGATCAATATGTACAAGTAATATCATACTATGATAAAATTTCGAATTTCAAATATCAACCTGATTTAAGAGAAATTAGTTATTCAATGCCTTTTGAATGGAGCCAATCCAACATTAATCAAACATCTGTTGTTCATCAGGAACTTGTAATTCCAAAAAATTTTGGTGATTTGTTAGTGTCGGGATTTTCGATGTATATTAATTTTGTAAAGATCTCAGATGATGTTGTAAACATTGATGATTTTTTTTCAGATCAACGTGTAGTTCATTTTATAATATATCAAAAGGAATTGCAAAATGTATTTCATTTTAATCCCAATCAAAACGAAATGAATTTCATAATAAAACCAGACCGTGACTATTCTCATTTAAGCTCAGTCACTGAAAATGGACAATTTAGAATTCTAGTATCTTGGGAACCTGAGAATCTAAAATCTAATTCTAATGCAAAAATAATTTTTGATATTACCGATATTTTCTTAAAGAATAGACCTGTTGCTGCAAGTTATGACTTTTCAGTTACACAAAATGATAAAATAATTTTTGAACAAAGTGGAATTAGCAGTGATTCAAAAGAACAACATAATGTTGCAGAATTTCTGATTCCTCAGGATATAACAGGTGTTGTAAATCTAAATTTTAAAAATTTAGACAATAACAATCTTGCAAAAACAACAATTCCAATTGTGATTGATCGAATTTCAGATCAAAACGGTGAATTCATTCCTGATTGGATTCGAAACAATGCATTATGGTGGTCTGAAGAACAAATTGATGATAATACATTCATTCAAGGAATTGAATATCTAATTAAAAACAAAATCATAATTATTCCAGAAACTCAAAAAGAGTCTTTACAATCTAAAGAGATTCCATCATGGATTCGAAACAATGCAGCTTGGTGGGCGGCAGGACAAATTGATGATAAAACATTTGTTCAGGGATTGGAATTTTTAATTCAAAGGGGAATTATTCATGTTTGA
- a CDS encoding rhomboid family intramembrane serine protease, which produces MLPLRDENPHPPGFKPTVTYTLIIINVIVFFIEVAFTGQFFDFTNQNAFNLFYNWGAVPSCVTGGTVVNVDFGAGPLRVSCPDAPYFSLLSSIFLHGGLMHLGGNMLFLWIFGDNIEHKFGKIKYLGIYLMWGILAGLIHIYGDASSPIPAVGASGAISGVLGAYLVIFPKARIQTFLMMGFFWRMMHIQARWFLPFWLVFQNLLPFFIGGFGVAGGGVAYLAHIGGFVVGLATGYLYKKTHSSEFTYGTRYGYRPDY; this is translated from the coding sequence ATGCTACCATTAAGAGACGAAAATCCACATCCACCAGGATTTAAACCAACTGTAACTTACACACTAATCATAATCAATGTAATTGTATTTTTTATTGAAGTTGCATTTACCGGTCAATTCTTTGACTTTACAAATCAGAATGCATTCAATTTATTCTACAACTGGGGTGCTGTTCCAAGCTGCGTTACTGGTGGAACTGTTGTAAATGTTGATTTTGGTGCAGGTCCACTACGTGTGTCTTGTCCTGATGCACCATATTTCTCGTTACTAAGTTCAATCTTTTTGCATGGAGGTTTGATGCATCTTGGAGGAAACATGTTGTTTTTATGGATCTTTGGTGATAACATCGAACACAAATTTGGAAAAATAAAATATCTTGGAATCTATCTGATGTGGGGAATTCTTGCAGGACTAATTCATATTTATGGTGATGCTAGCAGTCCAATTCCCGCAGTTGGCGCATCAGGTGCAATCTCTGGAGTACTGGGAGCTTATCTTGTGATTTTCCCAAAAGCTAGAATCCAGACATTTCTGATGATGGGATTCTTTTGGAGAATGATGCATATTCAAGCAAGATGGTTCTTGCCATTCTGGTTAGTTTTCCAAAATCTGCTACCCTTTTTTATTGGAGGATTCGGTGTAGCTGGTGGAGGCGTAGCATATCTTGCTCACATTGGAGGGTTTGTTGTAGGTCTGGCAACAGGATATCTCTACAAAAAGACTCACAGTTCAGAGTTTACATATGGAACAAGATATGGCTATAGGCCAGATTATTGA
- a CDS encoding peptidase, whose translation MYHKLALSMIIIGIFAIPVVIPDVFAHGLGGDQAPPISFGDMEVTVRTQLSPSDITVGDIDSANMQVRFFDTLTDKNLDKVTYRVEVWQSGELLARNLFYDMDGRLDVKIKPQPNCNEEHLEECSIYGGSEHVSAPGALFVQGAECTDDNLDICARPSITGPIFVKGGLYKIRVDIEAATSPRTVLANLLSYETFVSVAQEQDFFIKTANAEEVPVVVKTYYDDVDNFKFDTSNNSISFDMPFDWNPSYVDLVQVVHEEVRVPKTFTPYAEGTQFKGYVNGVEIDQRALLNDPYSYEDTNIIHFLITKNELQKINEKLGADNHNNPKMDLKLVPLPEASKSSTEFYLVDTTNYEQVPTTVKISWDGKYGANQEIPFEFAFFNENRELIKDIKYAYFVFDEFDQEIASNVGDDTSSLGIPSTEGIDVQRIFVPSQGQIRVDVKVLGTGLDYNPKYAGIGSAIIEIGPGAPVSASSIPEKAAIPSWIKNNAEWWAAGQIDDDSFIQGIQFLIKENILKIPPTTQGSSSVSNEIPSWIKNNAEWWAAGQIDDDSFIQGIQFLIKEGIMRIQS comes from the coding sequence TTGTACCATAAACTTGCATTATCGATGATAATTATTGGTATTTTTGCAATTCCTGTTGTTATTCCTGATGTATTTGCACATGGACTTGGAGGAGATCAAGCTCCACCAATTAGCTTTGGTGATATGGAAGTCACTGTACGTACACAACTAAGTCCATCTGATATCACTGTTGGTGACATCGATTCAGCTAACATGCAAGTGCGCTTTTTCGATACGCTAACTGACAAGAATCTTGATAAAGTTACTTACAGAGTGGAAGTTTGGCAAAGTGGAGAACTTTTAGCTAGAAATCTATTTTATGATATGGATGGAAGATTAGATGTAAAAATCAAGCCACAACCTAATTGCAATGAAGAACATCTTGAAGAATGCTCCATTTATGGTGGTTCAGAACATGTTAGCGCACCAGGAGCGCTATTTGTTCAAGGAGCTGAATGTACTGATGATAATTTAGATATTTGTGCAAGACCGTCAATTACAGGCCCAATTTTTGTAAAGGGCGGATTATACAAGATTAGAGTTGACATTGAAGCAGCTACCAGTCCAAGAACTGTGTTAGCTAATTTACTAAGTTATGAAACTTTTGTCAGTGTTGCACAAGAACAAGACTTTTTTATCAAAACTGCTAATGCTGAAGAAGTTCCAGTAGTTGTAAAAACATACTATGATGATGTTGATAATTTTAAATTTGATACATCTAATAATTCAATTTCATTTGACATGCCCTTTGATTGGAATCCATCTTATGTTGATTTAGTGCAAGTTGTACATGAAGAAGTAAGAGTTCCAAAAACATTTACTCCTTATGCTGAAGGAACACAATTCAAAGGATATGTTAATGGTGTAGAAATTGATCAGAGAGCATTACTAAATGATCCCTATTCATATGAAGATACCAACATTATACATTTTCTAATTACAAAAAATGAATTGCAAAAAATCAATGAAAAATTAGGAGCCGACAATCACAATAACCCAAAAATGGATTTAAAACTAGTTCCATTACCTGAAGCTTCAAAAAGCTCTACAGAATTTTATCTAGTTGATACCACAAACTATGAACAAGTCCCAACCACTGTAAAAATTTCATGGGATGGGAAATATGGTGCAAATCAAGAAATTCCATTCGAGTTTGCATTCTTCAATGAAAATAGAGAACTCATAAAAGATATCAAATATGCATACTTTGTTTTTGATGAATTTGATCAAGAAATTGCTAGTAATGTTGGTGATGACACATCAAGTCTTGGAATTCCTTCTACTGAAGGAATTGACGTTCAAAGAATTTTTGTGCCATCTCAAGGTCAAATTAGAGTTGACGTTAAAGTTTTAGGAACCGGATTGGATTACAATCCAAAGTATGCAGGAATTGGTTCGGCAATTATTGAAATAGGTCCAGGTGCTCCTGTTTCTGCATCTTCGATACCTGAGAAAGCAGCAATTCCTAGTTGGATTAAAAACAATGCTGAGTGGTGGGCAGCAGGACAAATAGATGATGATTCATTCATTCAAGGAATTCAATTTTTGATTAAAGAAAATATCCTGAAAATTCCTCCAACCACGCAAGGCTCTAGTTCAGTCTCAAATGAAATTCCTAGTTGGATTAAAAACAATGCTGAGTGGTGGGCAGCAGGACAAATAGATGATGATTCATTCATTCAAGGAATTCAATTTTTGATTAAAGAAGGAATTATGAGGATTCAATCATAG
- a CDS encoding tautomerase family protein translates to MPLITVSMYPGRTQEQKDEYAKAITKSAVEILKTKENHVIVIFEDNPKENWFLAGNQL, encoded by the coding sequence ATGCCGTTGATTACAGTTTCAATGTATCCTGGTAGAACGCAGGAACAAAAAGACGAGTATGCAAAAGCAATAACAAAATCTGCAGTAGAAATTCTAAAAACAAAAGAGAATCATGTTATTGTTATTTTTGAAGACAATCCTAAAGAAAATTGGTTTCTAGCGGGAAACCAACTTTAA
- a CDS encoding PEFG-CTERM sorting domain-containing protein, which produces MKTKAICSFFVLFAIVAGIVATTPAAFADHSEVTIETAPGSGAPGCEDTAEGCYIPSTATVDVGGKVIMSNVDTAAHTFTAGTPEDGPSGEFDTGLLMAGNSFEWSPDTIGEVPYFCMVHPWMQGLIVVQEAEAMDEHDDEHDDEMMGMEGAATATGMLSDGTMVSIWTSTPTAGEAMEISIEFEDAEHVNHDMMVTQNGVEVLMDEGAHHHEGTGMHTTAPLTSSDPVDITVTFQGYGVEDPKTGPIGEEVVFSNVVPEFGTIAMMVLAVAIISIVAVTAKSRVIPRF; this is translated from the coding sequence ATGAAGACTAAAGCAATTTGCTCTTTCTTCGTACTATTTGCTATTGTAGCTGGAATAGTTGCAACAACACCAGCTGCTTTTGCAGATCACTCAGAAGTCACAATTGAGACAGCACCAGGTTCTGGAGCTCCAGGATGTGAAGACACTGCAGAGGGATGTTACATTCCAAGTACTGCAACAGTTGATGTAGGTGGCAAAGTAATCATGTCAAATGTGGATACAGCAGCACATACATTCACAGCAGGAACTCCTGAAGATGGTCCAAGTGGAGAATTTGATACCGGATTGTTAATGGCAGGAAATTCATTTGAATGGTCTCCTGACACAATTGGTGAAGTTCCTTACTTCTGTATGGTTCATCCTTGGATGCAAGGATTGATTGTAGTACAAGAAGCAGAAGCTATGGATGAACATGATGACGAGCATGATGACGAAATGATGGGCATGGAAGGTGCAGCAACTGCAACCGGAATGTTATCTGACGGCACAATGGTTTCTATTTGGACTTCAACACCAACTGCAGGCGAAGCAATGGAAATTTCCATTGAATTTGAAGATGCAGAACATGTTAACCACGATATGATGGTAACACAGAATGGTGTAGAAGTTTTGATGGACGAAGGCGCACATCATCATGAAGGCACAGGCATGCATACGACAGCACCATTAACTTCTTCTGATCCAGTAGACATCACTGTTACCTTCCAAGGTTACGGTGTTGAAGATCCTAAAACAGGACCAATTGGTGAAGAAGTAGTATTCTCAAATGTTGTACCAGAATTTGGTACAATTGCAATGATGGTACTAGCTGTTGCAATCATAAGCATTGTTGCAGTAACTGCAAAATCTAGAGTCATTCCAAGATTTTAG
- a CDS encoding peptidase, translated as MKNQHPDLKISSTLSNSIFCISTIVCFCLVLFSPVAHADVFIPDNEYHGYYDFEGIYTVVGNVKNQNDFALIPTITISVIDNETKITKTLNHVPIPPMVDIPFKLKFPEIHGQNPVVLKAELKYVKTDKPPIPIQIIYDKTLITYDDGHVTGRIKNIGNQTVYNPKIFAIVHGYEKYILDVAQNIDRIEKIEPGEILNFTIYPDPSVSEPVRFYSCFAPVDTTVIPLTTKKNNGDFDFRYDSGAWYYAAKFDEKGTTLNIKGYNSYPLETYANFEFPPISGNEKFTVTLNDESIEFIQSVDEMGFWHVAFKVESRSQGVLKISGFEKGLPPELPKIPQWIKVNTEWWITNQISDLEFLEGIDFLFEKQIISVPERDVIAESQWKIPEWVKISAEWWYEEKISDDDFLNTIENLVKRKIIVV; from the coding sequence TTGAAAAACCAACATCCGGATTTGAAGATATCATCAACTCTTTCTAATTCAATTTTTTGTATTTCTACAATTGTATGTTTTTGTCTAGTTTTATTTTCTCCAGTTGCTCACGCTGATGTTTTCATTCCTGATAATGAATACCATGGTTATTACGATTTTGAAGGAATTTACACTGTTGTTGGTAATGTTAAAAATCAAAATGATTTTGCATTAATCCCAACAATCACAATATCGGTAATTGACAATGAAACAAAAATTACCAAGACACTTAACCATGTTCCAATTCCTCCAATGGTTGACATTCCATTCAAACTAAAATTCCCAGAAATTCACGGTCAAAATCCTGTTGTACTAAAAGCAGAACTAAAATATGTAAAGACTGACAAACCCCCCATCCCCATCCAGATTATCTATGATAAAACTTTGATAACTTATGATGATGGCCATGTTACCGGTAGAATCAAAAACATTGGGAATCAAACTGTATACAATCCCAAAATCTTTGCAATTGTGCATGGTTATGAAAAATATATCTTAGATGTGGCTCAAAACATTGATCGTATTGAAAAAATTGAACCAGGAGAAATTCTAAACTTTACGATATATCCTGATCCATCTGTTTCTGAACCTGTTCGCTTTTATTCTTGTTTTGCACCTGTGGATACTACAGTAATTCCTCTTACTACAAAAAAGAATAATGGCGATTTCGATTTCAGATATGATTCTGGAGCATGGTATTATGCTGCAAAATTTGACGAAAAGGGAACTACATTGAACATTAAAGGGTACAACAGCTATCCATTAGAGACTTATGCAAACTTTGAGTTTCCTCCAATTTCAGGAAATGAGAAATTTACAGTTACGCTAAATGATGAGTCTATAGAATTTATTCAAAGTGTAGATGAGATGGGCTTTTGGCATGTGGCTTTCAAAGTAGAATCTAGATCACAGGGAGTCTTGAAAATTTCTGGTTTTGAGAAAGGATTGCCTCCTGAACTACCAAAAATCCCACAATGGATTAAGGTTAATACAGAATGGTGGATAACAAACCAAATCTCTGATTTAGAATTTCTTGAAGGAATAGATTTTTTGTTTGAAAAACAAATAATCTCTGTTCCTGAACGAGATGTAATTGCTGAATCTCAATGGAAGATTCCTGAATGGGTAAAAATTTCTGCTGAATGGTGGTATGAAGAAAAAATCTCTGATGATGACTTTCTAAATACAATTGAAAATCTTGTTAAGCGAAAAATAATCGTAGTTTAA
- a CDS encoding CFI-box-CTERM domain-containing protein — protein sequence MKFLFVLLLIPLLIIPAFAESQILPTEKGTLDVKLTYDEIDPNIQTKINIDFINPQTQKIQEHIDYTVSVSKDGETVFGPIPLTHTSIGSVKIPIEFNLGEGVYTMSFNIEGILFQPIPAEAVSFDIVVGEAQAQPMIPPENGVNGENGGCLIATATYGSEMAPQVQQLRELRDNTILSTESGIVFMTGFNQFYYSFSPAIADFERENPIFKEAVKLALTPMLTSLSLLNHVSIDSEEEMLGYGISIVLLNIVMYAGIPVFGILKLYQFRKD from the coding sequence ATGAAATTTCTGTTTGTATTACTGTTAATTCCATTATTAATAATTCCAGCATTCGCAGAATCACAAATACTTCCAACTGAAAAAGGAACACTAGATGTTAAATTAACATATGATGAGATAGATCCAAATATTCAAACAAAAATAAATATTGATTTTATCAATCCTCAAACACAAAAAATCCAAGAGCATATTGATTACACTGTATCAGTTTCAAAAGATGGTGAGACTGTATTTGGTCCAATTCCATTAACACATACATCAATAGGTTCTGTAAAGATTCCAATTGAATTCAATCTTGGTGAAGGAGTATACACTATGAGTTTTAACATTGAAGGAATTTTATTCCAACCAATTCCAGCAGAAGCGGTTTCTTTTGATATTGTAGTAGGTGAAGCTCAAGCTCAACCCATGATTCCTCCTGAAAATGGAGTTAATGGAGAAAATGGCGGATGTCTAATTGCCACTGCAACATATGGTTCTGAAATGGCTCCACAAGTTCAACAATTAAGAGAACTCAGAGATAATACTATTTTATCAACTGAATCTGGGATTGTATTTATGACAGGTTTCAATCAATTCTATTACTCATTTTCACCAGCAATTGCAGACTTTGAACGCGAGAACCCGATATTCAAAGAAGCAGTAAAACTTGCACTAACTCCAATGTTAACATCATTATCTTTATTGAATCACGTAAGCATTGATTCAGAAGAAGAGATGTTAGGATATGGGATCTCTATAGTTCTACTAAACATTGTAATGTATGCAGGAATTCCAGTATTTGGAATTCTAAAGTTGTACCAGTTTAGAAAAGACTAG
- a CDS encoding peptidase yields the protein MKILASITVICIIFSFAIIPNVFGHGLGGEVLPPIIIENKQASLSISITPSVFDENPEKYISLRLFDSNTDAIIEHVTFEFELKKDGKQIFKDIFHDELGNLNIKVFTDNSNNITIEGIKEPILGGWMKSNSNPLILRGPVFTSGGLYEYTIKILSINSDSNIINEEIILDGGISLAQTNYFNVNDYLNEEKTLQVISYFDTINNFNFESNTIEFSMPFDWNQNLEQLSVVHQEIRVPNTFGDFLSTRYDSTVNGILLPDESVTIDDYSFEDRTIHLVVNQELIKQIQNEAIRTSDTTMNFQLRPSETVKFPLELVTPDLRYEVFLSWEPEIIHTEGEITFFVTFEEIFSDKSKKLVEYDLSIIQKNNEIFSKHLTGNVNSQTPNSHKITFSNEQSGTANFVLSNIGGNSLSKGNFILVIQSPSDIQNDSSIIPEWIKNNAAWWADGSIDDNSFVQGIQFLIKEGILQIPYTTQGSSSTSNQIPEWIKNNAVWWSEGTIDDDSFIQGIQFLIKEGILQITS from the coding sequence TTGAAAATTTTAGCCTCAATAACCGTGATTTGCATTATATTTTCATTTGCAATAATTCCAAATGTGTTTGGACATGGATTGGGTGGAGAAGTTTTACCGCCCATAATCATTGAAAATAAACAGGCTTCACTTTCAATCAGTATAACGCCATCAGTTTTTGATGAAAATCCTGAAAAATACATCTCACTTAGACTCTTTGATTCAAACACTGATGCAATAATTGAACATGTTACATTTGAATTTGAACTAAAAAAAGACGGCAAACAAATTTTCAAAGATATTTTTCATGATGAACTTGGAAATCTCAACATCAAAGTATTCACAGATAATTCAAACAATATTACAATAGAGGGAATCAAAGAGCCAATTTTAGGCGGTTGGATGAAAAGCAATTCCAATCCATTAATTCTTAGAGGTCCAGTTTTTACTTCTGGAGGATTATATGAATATACTATAAAAATTCTATCAATTAATTCTGATTCTAATATAATTAATGAAGAAATAATATTAGATGGTGGAATTAGTCTTGCCCAAACAAATTATTTCAATGTAAATGATTACCTAAATGAAGAAAAAACACTACAAGTAATATCTTATTTTGATACTATAAACAACTTTAATTTTGAATCAAATACAATAGAATTTTCAATGCCATTTGATTGGAATCAAAATCTTGAACAACTAAGTGTGGTTCATCAAGAAATTAGAGTGCCAAATACTTTTGGAGACTTTCTTTCAACAAGATATGATTCAACAGTTAATGGCATTCTACTACCAGACGAATCTGTAACAATTGATGATTATTCTTTTGAAGATAGGACAATCCATCTAGTTGTAAATCAGGAATTAATCAAACAAATCCAAAATGAGGCAATACGGACATCTGATACAACAATGAATTTTCAATTAAGACCGAGTGAAACTGTCAAATTTCCCCTAGAATTAGTAACTCCTGATTTAAGATACGAGGTATTTTTGTCATGGGAGCCTGAAATTATCCATACAGAAGGCGAAATTACGTTTTTTGTTACTTTTGAGGAGATTTTCTCAGATAAATCAAAAAAACTCGTAGAATATGATCTATCGATAATCCAAAAAAATAACGAAATATTTTCAAAACATCTAACAGGAAATGTAAATTCTCAAACACCAAATTCACACAAAATCACATTCAGTAATGAACAATCTGGCACTGCAAATTTTGTTTTATCTAACATAGGCGGAAATTCCTTATCTAAAGGAAATTTTATTCTAGTTATTCAATCTCCTAGTGATATTCAAAATGATTCATCAATAATTCCAGAATGGATTAAAAATAACGCAGCATGGTGGGCTGACGGTTCCATAGATGACAATTCCTTTGTACAAGGAATTCAATTCTTAATAAAAGAAGGTATTTTGCAAATACCTTACACTACACAAGGTAGCAGCTCAACTTCAAATCAAATTCCAGAATGGATTAAAAATAACGCAGTATGGTGGTCTGAAGGTACAATTGATGACGACTCATTTATTCAAGGAATTCAGTTTCTCATAAAAGAAGGTATTTTGCAAATAACAAGCTGA